A stretch of the Rosa rugosa chromosome 5, drRosRugo1.1, whole genome shotgun sequence genome encodes the following:
- the LOC133711015 gene encoding uncharacterized protein LOC133711015, whose protein sequence is MGKKMKNKTDRETIDSNPIIDLKSIIHQHSQFMDKLVELIPARFYLPNDDDEKPWFQGLSNPAKASAKKETKKNIKKARRDRLDPDKTSTTTLDLLKQSLEKEKLNEDESDSGEMETKPVVPGLEGDDRSVTYEELQQRLRRKIEQFQSGRNCGVSERARKRSERKERYEKGADDRKRKRETASDEKKPTSSELVDKKVEEDVAEASKGLTFSRVKLVGDDEVGKKKRRLSKAKELERAKQLEEVKKDPEKGKSLLWKTATSRAAGVKVHDDPKLLKQSIKKENKKHQKNAEKWKERVETTHKLKADKQKKRSDNISAKLDEKKKRKIAKREKKLMRPGFEGRKEGYVNEGA, encoded by the coding sequence ATGGGGAAAAAGATGAAGAATAAAACGGACAGGGAGACGATTGATTCTAATCCGATTATTGATTTGAAGTCTATTATCCATCAGCATTCCCAGTTCATGGACAAGCTAGTGGAGCTCATCCCTGCTAGGTTCTATTTACCCAATGACGACGACGAGAAGCCATGGTTTCAAGGCCTCAGCAACCCTGCAAAAGCTTCAGCTAAGAAGGAAACGAAGAAAAACATCAAGAAAGCTCGCAGAGATCGATTGGATCCAGACAAGACTTCTACAACAACCCTTGATTTGCTAAAGCAAAGTTTGGAAAAGGAGAAGTTGAATGAGGATGAGAGTGATAGCGGTGAAATGGAGACTAAACCTGTGGTGCCTGGGCTGGAAGGTGACGACAGGTCAGTGACATATGAAGAACTCCAGCAACGGCTTCGTCGTAAAATTGAACAGTTTCAGTCTGGTCGCAATTGTGGAGTTTCAGAGAGAGCAAGGAAGAGGAGCGAAAGGAAGGAGAGATATGAGAAAGGAGCTGATGACAGGAAACGGAAGAGAGAAACTGCATCTGATGAAAAGAAACCTACTAGTAGTGAGTTGGTGGACAAGAAAGTTGAAGAAGACGTTGCAGAGGCTTCTAAAGGGCTCACATTCAGTCGTGTCAAACTTGTGGGTGATGATGAGGttggaaagaagaagagaagactgTCAAAGGCGAAGGAGCTTGAGAGGGCCAAACAGTTGGAAGAAGTGAAGAAAGATCCAGAGAAAGGCAAGTCTCTCTTGTGGAAAACAGCAACCAGTAGAGCTGCTGGGGTTAAGGTTCATGATGATCCAAAGTTGCTGAAACAAAGCATAAAAAAGGAGAACAAGAAGCATCAGAAGAATGCTGAGAAATGGAAGGAAAGGGTTGAAACCACACACAAGTTGAAAGCAGACAAACAGAAGAAGAGATCTGATAATATTTCAGCAAAACTTGATGAGAAGAAAAAGCGCAAAATcgcaaagagagagaagaaactcATGCGGCCAGGATTTGAAGGTCGCAAAGAAGGTTATGTCAATGAGGGTGCATAA
- the LOC133710414 gene encoding membrane protein PM19L, with amino-acid sequence MAQTVGRTVAAPLLFINLIMYLIVVGFASWCLNKFINGQTNHPSFGGNGATMFFLIFSILAGVMGIASKLAGAGHLRAWRSDSLAAAGVSSIVAWALTVLAFGLACKQINIGGHRGWRLKVLEAFIIILTFTELLYLLLLHAGICSSKYGPGYRDTDYPAAPGVDPIHKGGTGVPASRVV; translated from the exons ATGGCTCAGACGGTGGGAAGGACTGTAGCAGCTCCATTGCTGTTTATCAACTTGATCATGTACTTGATCGTAGTGGgatttgctagttggtgccttaACAAGTTCATCAATGGCCAGACCAACCACCCAA GTTTTGGAGGAAATGGTGCAACAATgttctttctgatcttctccaTATTGGCTGGTGTGATGGGAATAGCGTCTAAGTTGGCTGGAGCAGGTCATCTCAGAGCTTGGAGGAGTGACAGTCTAGCTGCAGCCGGAGTTTCATCAATTGTGGCTTGGGCTCTCACTGTACTAGCCTTTGG ATTGGCATGCAAGCAAATCAACATTGGAGGACACAGGGGATGGAGGCTGAAGGTTTTGGAGGCTTTTATAATAATCTTGACGTTCACCGAGCTTTTGTATCTCTTGCTACTTCATGCTGGTATCTGCAGCAGCAAGTATGGTCCGGGTTACCGCGACACCGACTACCCTGCTGCTCCCGGTGTCGATCCAATCCACAAGGGCGGAACTGGAGTCCCTGCTTCTAGGGTGGTCTAA
- the LOC133712860 gene encoding large ribosomal subunit protein eL39z/eL39x-like: MPSHKTFIIKKKPGKKMRQNRPTPHWIRMRTDNTIRCNAKRRPWRRTKLGF; this comes from the coding sequence ATGCCGTCGCATAAGACCTTCATCATCAAGAAGAAGCCGGGGAAGAAGATGAGGCAGAACAGGCCCACCCCTCACTGGATCCGCATGAGGACCGACAACACCATCAGGTGCAACGCTAAGCGCAGGCCCTGGCGCCGCACCAAGCTCGGATTCTAA